One segment of Alistipes finegoldii DSM 17242 DNA contains the following:
- a CDS encoding alpha/beta hydrolase, translated as MKRLLSALLLLAAANAAAGEKSVSLERNFGTLYGTLLTPDEGAETVAVLIAGSGPTPRNGNTNNYLYLAQELEKAGIATLRYDKRGIGSSKFDDPDKMADATLDDFIGDAAAWAEYLSRQDFRRIVLIGHSEGALIAFCAAQQCPEVDAVISLAGAGYPLDEILQLQLAAQLAPTHMELLMQARAITAALKRGERVESCPPELTPLFAPPLQTFWISSLSYDPREEIRKVTVPVLIVNGDIDFQVTPDNADALAKAQSRSRKTIIEGMTHTLKKASGPTRTEQIAAYTDDTLPVAPELVAAVTGFIEGL; from the coding sequence ATGAAACGATTGCTGTCCGCACTTCTGCTGCTGGCCGCGGCCAATGCCGCCGCCGGCGAGAAAAGCGTTTCGCTCGAACGCAATTTCGGAACCCTCTACGGCACGCTGCTCACGCCTGACGAAGGCGCCGAAACCGTGGCGGTCCTCATCGCGGGATCAGGTCCCACACCCCGCAACGGCAACACGAACAACTACCTCTATCTGGCGCAGGAGCTTGAAAAAGCGGGTATCGCCACGCTCCGCTACGACAAACGGGGCATCGGATCGAGCAAATTCGACGACCCGGACAAAATGGCCGACGCCACGCTCGACGACTTCATCGGCGACGCTGCGGCATGGGCCGAGTACCTCTCCCGGCAGGATTTCCGCCGCATCGTGCTGATCGGCCACAGCGAGGGGGCGCTGATCGCCTTCTGCGCGGCGCAACAATGCCCCGAAGTCGATGCCGTGATTTCGTTGGCGGGCGCCGGCTATCCGCTCGACGAAATACTCCAGCTTCAGCTGGCCGCACAACTCGCCCCGACACACATGGAGCTGCTGATGCAGGCCCGTGCCATCACCGCCGCCCTGAAACGCGGCGAACGGGTCGAGTCGTGTCCGCCCGAACTGACGCCCCTCTTCGCACCCCCGTTACAGACATTCTGGATCTCGTCGCTGAGCTACGACCCGCGCGAGGAGATTCGCAAAGTGACGGTTCCCGTACTGATCGTCAACGGCGACATCGACTTCCAAGTGACGCCCGACAACGCCGACGCACTGGCGAAAGCCCAGTCCCGGTCCCGGAAAACGATCATCGAAGGCATGACCCACACGCTCAAAAAAGCCTCCGGCCCCACGCGCACGGAGCAGATCGCCGCCTATACGGACGATACGCTTCCGGTCGCTCCGGAGCTGGTCGCCGCCGTCACCGGATTCATCGAAGGACTCTGA
- a CDS encoding UDP-N-acetylmuramoyl-tripeptide--D-alanyl-D-alanine ligase, which yields MSELYDIFRRHPRISTDTRRIEPGSVFFALHGATFDGNRFAADALSKGAAYAVVDDPAAVSGDRTVLVGDTLEALQELAREYRRELAIPILAISGSNGKTTTKELVSRVLAERFEVYATHGNLNNHIGVPLTLLAMTRDTEFGVVEMGASACGEIALLASIAEPNYGILTNIGRAHLEGFGGPEGIRRGKGELLDYLAANGGRAFVPREDQTLTNMAAERDGLAAEYYSVTLADGIAHHLEGDYNRFNIAAAVAVGRYFDIDGERIRHAVGSYMPDNNRSQRTETERNTLIVDCYNANPSSMRASVLNFLAEPAGGRSRRVLILGDMLELGAWSEQEHRDIVALAARNPDAELMLVGGEFARACAGMEPQPANTALFPSREELIAELRRRPVENAFVLVKGSRGIGLEKALEEL from the coding sequence ATGTCCGAACTGTACGATATTTTCCGGCGGCACCCCCGCATCTCGACCGACACGCGCCGCATCGAGCCGGGGTCCGTCTTCTTCGCCCTGCACGGGGCGACCTTCGACGGCAACCGCTTCGCCGCCGACGCACTCTCCAAAGGCGCCGCATACGCCGTCGTGGACGATCCTGCGGCCGTCAGCGGCGACCGCACGGTACTCGTCGGCGATACGCTCGAAGCCCTTCAGGAGCTGGCGCGCGAATACCGCCGCGAACTGGCGATTCCGATTCTGGCCATTTCGGGCAGCAACGGCAAGACCACGACCAAGGAGCTGGTGAGCCGCGTGCTGGCCGAACGCTTCGAAGTCTATGCCACGCACGGCAATCTCAACAACCACATCGGCGTGCCGCTGACGCTGCTCGCCATGACCCGCGACACCGAATTCGGCGTGGTCGAAATGGGCGCCAGCGCCTGCGGCGAAATCGCCCTGCTGGCGTCTATCGCCGAACCCAACTACGGCATCCTGACCAACATCGGCCGCGCGCACCTCGAAGGATTCGGCGGCCCGGAGGGCATTCGCCGCGGCAAGGGCGAGCTGCTGGACTATCTGGCCGCGAACGGCGGCCGCGCCTTCGTCCCGCGCGAAGACCAAACGCTGACCAACATGGCCGCGGAGCGCGACGGGCTGGCTGCGGAATACTACTCCGTAACACTGGCCGACGGCATCGCGCACCATCTGGAAGGAGACTACAACCGCTTCAACATCGCGGCGGCCGTGGCCGTAGGACGCTATTTCGACATCGACGGCGAACGCATCCGCCACGCCGTCGGCAGCTATATGCCCGACAACAACCGTTCGCAGCGGACCGAAACGGAGCGCAACACGCTGATCGTGGATTGCTACAACGCCAACCCGTCGAGCATGCGCGCTTCGGTCCTCAACTTCCTCGCCGAGCCGGCCGGCGGCAGAAGCCGCCGCGTGCTGATTCTGGGCGACATGCTCGAACTGGGCGCATGGTCGGAGCAGGAGCACCGCGACATCGTCGCCCTCGCAGCCCGGAATCCGGACGCTGAACTGATGCTCGTGGGCGGAGAATTCGCCCGCGCCTGCGCCGGCATGGAGCCGCAGCCCGCCAACACCGCCCTCTTCCCCTCGCGCGAGGAGCTGATCGCCGAACTGCGCCGCCGTCCGGTCGAGAACGCCTTCGTGCTGGTCAAGGGTTCACGCGGCATCGGGCTGGAAAAGGCGCTCGAAGAGCTGTAA
- a CDS encoding mannose-1-phosphate guanylyltransferase — MASNKYCVIMAGGIGSRFWPKSRQSMPKQFLDILGTGKSFIRHTYERFAKIVPAENFLVVTNHKYKDLVLEHIPEIGERQVLCEPIGRNTAPCIAYAAYTLMKQNPDAEMIVTPADHLILNEEDFRQIIGECLEFADKHDALLTVGIKPTRPDTGYGYIQVSDTNVISKVKCFTEKPNLELAQTFLQTGEFFWNSGIFIWKVQTIVEAFRKHLPEHHAMFSGVMKALGTDAEKTTVEIVFSECRAISIDYGIMEKADNVYVRCGDFGWSDVGTWGSVYQHSRKDRYANAVPEQGCYLYDTRSSIVSLPKDKVAVISGLKEYIVVDTDDVLMICPRSEEQNIKKFIDEVKFHNGDKHI, encoded by the coding sequence ATGGCAAGCAACAAATATTGTGTCATCATGGCCGGCGGCATCGGTTCGCGCTTCTGGCCCAAGAGCAGGCAGTCGATGCCCAAACAGTTCCTCGACATACTGGGAACGGGAAAATCGTTTATCCGCCACACTTACGAACGCTTTGCAAAAATCGTCCCCGCCGAGAACTTTCTCGTCGTGACCAACCATAAATACAAGGACCTCGTACTCGAACACATCCCCGAAATCGGCGAACGGCAGGTGCTCTGCGAACCGATCGGCCGCAATACGGCCCCCTGCATCGCCTATGCGGCCTACACGCTGATGAAACAGAATCCCGATGCGGAGATGATCGTCACCCCGGCCGACCACCTGATTCTCAACGAAGAGGACTTCCGCCAGATCATCGGCGAGTGTCTCGAATTCGCCGACAAACACGACGCCCTGCTGACCGTCGGCATCAAACCGACACGTCCCGATACGGGTTACGGCTACATTCAGGTTTCGGACACCAACGTCATCAGCAAGGTCAAGTGCTTCACCGAGAAACCGAACCTCGAACTGGCGCAGACCTTCCTGCAGACGGGCGAATTCTTCTGGAATTCGGGCATCTTCATCTGGAAAGTGCAGACCATCGTCGAAGCGTTCCGGAAACACCTGCCCGAACACCACGCCATGTTCAGCGGCGTGATGAAGGCGCTGGGCACCGACGCCGAGAAAACCACCGTCGAAATCGTCTTCTCGGAGTGCCGCGCCATTTCGATCGACTACGGCATCATGGAGAAGGCCGACAACGTATACGTCCGCTGCGGCGATTTCGGCTGGAGCGACGTAGGCACGTGGGGCTCGGTCTACCAGCATTCGCGCAAGGACCGCTACGCCAACGCCGTGCCTGAGCAGGGGTGCTACCTTTACGACACGCGCAGCAGCATCGTTTCGCTGCCCAAGGACAAGGTGGCCGTCATCAGCGGCCTGAAGGAGTATATCGTCGTGGATACCGACGACGTGCTGATGATCTGCCCCCGCTCCGAGGAGCAGAACATCAAGAAATTCATCGACGAAGTCAAATTCCACAACGGAGACAAACACATCTGA
- a CDS encoding CDP-alcohol phosphatidyltransferase family protein, with protein MKIKLFTIPNLLTLSSLLCGSFAAVSALVYHDLELTFWLTVAAGVFDYCDGFAARLLKCPSAIGVQLDSLSDMVSFGFVPASVLFVLWNDALAADAEPWMRYGGSVLCFVVAAFSALRLAKFNIDETQHTEFCGLPTPANALFFAALGWMNAETGFSLGVWVLLLMPVMSWLLISPVRMFAFKFRSFSFKGNEIRYLFIALSVVLLVALGVRAVPVIILLYIVVSAVNWIVTLKSRDSAACPEE; from the coding sequence ATGAAAATAAAACTGTTCACCATACCCAATCTGCTGACCCTCTCAAGCCTGCTCTGCGGCTCGTTTGCGGCGGTTTCGGCGTTGGTTTACCACGATCTGGAGCTGACTTTCTGGCTCACCGTCGCCGCGGGCGTCTTCGACTATTGCGACGGCTTCGCCGCCCGGCTGCTGAAGTGTCCCTCGGCCATCGGCGTCCAGCTGGATTCGCTCTCCGACATGGTTTCGTTCGGATTCGTTCCGGCTTCGGTGCTTTTCGTGCTGTGGAACGACGCGCTTGCGGCCGATGCCGAACCGTGGATGCGCTACGGCGGCAGCGTGCTCTGCTTCGTGGTGGCGGCCTTTTCGGCGCTGCGGCTGGCCAAGTTCAATATCGACGAAACGCAGCACACCGAATTCTGCGGCCTGCCCACTCCGGCCAATGCGCTGTTCTTCGCTGCACTGGGCTGGATGAACGCCGAGACGGGCTTCAGTCTGGGCGTCTGGGTGCTCCTGCTGATGCCGGTCATGTCGTGGCTGCTCATATCGCCGGTGAGAATGTTCGCTTTCAAGTTCCGGAGTTTTTCTTTTAAAGGCAACGAGATCCGCTATCTCTTTATTGCGCTGTCCGTTGTCCTGTTGGTCGCCTTGGGTGTTCGGGCCGTCCCGGTTATCATTCTGCTTTATATCGTCGTTTCGGCGGTAAACTGGATCGTGACGCTAAAGAGCCGTGATTCAGCGGCTTGCCCGGAGGAATAA
- a CDS encoding putative porin: MLTALLGLFLTAPGVVRSQGFDAKTLMRAQQRGQTGSLYGNNPFEQPAEEGEEGEQQPQDTTKKERKIRKPLESYFFSDSVRSLNNFRWNVRRDYNRVEIGPLDTTLTDWRIDYPFYREEVGDIAQGALGQASLPMNYFRRPQNFDFGFASPYYAYTYDMENVPFYNTKKPIIRMTYLESGQKRFREENFNIMHAQNVSPTTGFNVDYKARGTRGQYIWSRTKNHNLAVAFNHTGKRYSVHAAYYNNHIEQQENGGVVGTWAIADTTFQMPSGVPMKLADAEAQNTYRNNAFFVTQSYALPLQRVTDNDFSLADLSAVFIGHSFEYSSWSKVYTDIKAGYTNERGERDPETGEFKPTEGIYYKDWFINPRDTRDSIYERVISNRFFVQAQPWDRNGVVGTIDAGIGIDMHTYSQFEMRDFLTGKYTKVNKTSYFAYGSVGGKIKKYVDWDANLKFYPSGYRGGDLTLGAHLALTGYLRGHPLILEGRFTMDRRSPNYWQENLFSNHYIWSTPLGKENETRFEVKFSIPDFAFEAGAWQGVVSDKIYYDADSQITQQGGNVSLTSVYARKDFRLGGLHLDNRVLLQWSTNQEVAPVPLLSAFLSYYYEFWVVRDVLRLQIGLDGRYNTRYYAPGYNPALSAFYNQREVEVGNYPYVDAFVMGKWKRMRIFLKYQHVNKGLFGNGEYFSAANYPLNPGMFKIGISWGFYD, from the coding sequence TTGCTGACAGCTTTGCTCGGTCTGTTCCTGACAGCGCCCGGCGTCGTCCGTTCGCAGGGTTTCGACGCCAAGACGCTGATGCGTGCGCAGCAGCGCGGGCAGACCGGCAGCCTCTACGGCAACAATCCGTTCGAACAGCCTGCGGAAGAGGGCGAGGAGGGCGAACAGCAGCCGCAGGATACGACCAAGAAGGAGCGCAAGATCCGCAAGCCGCTCGAATCCTATTTTTTCAGCGATTCGGTCCGCTCGCTGAACAATTTCCGCTGGAACGTCAGGCGCGACTACAACCGCGTTGAGATCGGACCGCTGGACACGACGCTGACCGACTGGCGCATCGACTATCCGTTCTACCGCGAAGAGGTGGGCGACATCGCGCAGGGCGCTCTCGGACAGGCTTCGCTGCCTATGAACTATTTCCGGCGGCCCCAGAACTTCGACTTCGGTTTCGCGAGTCCCTACTATGCCTACACGTACGATATGGAGAACGTGCCCTTCTACAATACGAAGAAGCCGATCATCCGCATGACCTACCTCGAATCGGGACAGAAGCGTTTCCGCGAGGAGAACTTCAACATCATGCACGCGCAGAACGTCTCGCCGACGACGGGATTCAACGTCGATTACAAGGCGCGGGGAACGCGCGGCCAGTATATTTGGTCCCGCACCAAGAACCACAACCTCGCGGTGGCGTTCAACCATACGGGCAAACGCTATTCGGTGCATGCGGCCTATTACAACAACCACATCGAGCAGCAGGAAAACGGCGGCGTGGTCGGCACGTGGGCCATTGCCGATACGACGTTCCAGATGCCGTCGGGCGTGCCGATGAAGCTGGCCGACGCCGAGGCGCAGAATACCTACCGCAACAACGCCTTCTTCGTCACCCAGTCGTATGCGCTTCCGCTGCAGCGGGTGACGGACAACGATTTTTCGCTGGCCGACCTTTCGGCGGTATTCATAGGCCATTCGTTCGAGTACAGCTCGTGGAGCAAGGTCTATACGGATATAAAGGCTGGCTATACGAACGAGCGGGGCGAGCGGGACCCGGAGACGGGCGAATTCAAGCCTACGGAGGGGATTTACTACAAGGACTGGTTCATCAATCCCCGCGATACGCGCGACTCGATTTACGAGCGCGTTATCTCGAACCGCTTCTTCGTTCAGGCGCAGCCTTGGGACCGCAACGGCGTGGTAGGCACGATTGATGCCGGCATAGGCATCGACATGCATACCTACTCGCAGTTCGAAATGCGTGATTTCCTGACGGGAAAGTATACGAAGGTCAACAAGACCAGCTATTTCGCATACGGCTCCGTCGGAGGCAAGATAAAAAAATATGTCGATTGGGATGCGAACCTCAAGTTCTACCCGTCGGGATACAGAGGCGGAGACCTCACCTTGGGCGCCCATCTGGCGCTGACGGGGTATCTCCGCGGACACCCCCTGATTCTCGAAGGTCGGTTCACGATGGACCGCCGCTCGCCCAACTACTGGCAGGAGAATCTCTTCTCGAACCATTATATATGGTCCACTCCTTTAGGCAAGGAGAATGAAACTCGGTTCGAGGTGAAGTTTTCGATTCCCGATTTCGCGTTTGAAGCGGGAGCATGGCAGGGCGTCGTCAGCGACAAGATCTATTACGACGCAGACAGCCAGATTACCCAGCAGGGTGGAAACGTAAGCCTCACGAGTGTGTACGCTCGCAAAGATTTCCGCTTAGGCGGACTTCATTTGGACAACAGGGTATTGTTGCAGTGGAGTACGAATCAAGAAGTTGCACCCGTTCCGCTTTTGAGCGCCTTCCTTTCGTATTATTACGAATTCTGGGTCGTGCGCGACGTACTGCGCCTGCAGATCGGTTTGGACGGACGTTATAATACGCGTTATTATGCGCCCGGTTACAATCCCGCACTGTCGGCGTTTTACAACCAGCGCGAGGTCGAGGTGGGGAATTATCCCTACGTGGACGCTTTCGTCATGGGTAAGTGGAAGAGAATGCGGATATTCCTGAAATATCAGCATGTGAACAAGGGACTGTTCGGTAACGGAGAATATTTCTCGGCGGCTAACTATCCGCTGAATCCGGGCATGTTCAAAATCGGTATCTCATGGGGTTTCTATGATTAG
- a CDS encoding transglycosylase SLT domain-containing protein, with protein sequence MLKKTVLTFAFLTILTTFYGFNAKFSTPVTDDMLNEEADFGNSLLSDGDYVISAYDNIIRNISEKEGHDWRLMSAIAYHESRFTPDITSRSGAKGLMQIMPSVARQFDVPAGDIANPETNIWLANKLMSKIKSTLRFPAETSDKDRMSIILACYNSGIGHVNDARRLARVNGEDPNSWEVVARYLQLKAQPEYYENEVVKCGRFTGSRQTLAYVNDVIGRYDKYCRVAVR encoded by the coding sequence ATGTTAAAAAAGACAGTTTTAACGTTTGCGTTCTTAACAATTCTTACGACATTTTACGGCTTTAACGCCAAGTTCAGCACACCCGTGACGGACGACATGCTGAACGAAGAGGCCGATTTCGGCAATTCGCTGCTCAGCGACGGCGATTACGTGATTTCGGCCTACGACAACATCATTCGCAACATCAGCGAAAAAGAGGGCCACGACTGGCGCCTGATGAGCGCCATCGCGTATCACGAGTCGCGTTTTACGCCCGATATCACCTCGCGCAGCGGAGCCAAGGGACTGATGCAGATCATGCCTTCGGTAGCGCGTCAGTTCGACGTTCCGGCAGGCGATATAGCCAATCCAGAGACCAACATATGGCTGGCCAACAAGCTGATGTCGAAAATAAAGAGTACGCTCCGTTTTCCTGCGGAAACTTCGGACAAGGACCGGATGAGCATAATACTGGCCTGCTACAACAGCGGTATAGGCCATGTGAACGATGCCCGGCGTCTGGCGCGTGTCAACGGGGAGGATCCCAATTCGTGGGAGGTGGTAGCCCGGTACCTGCAGCTCAAGGCGCAGCCCGAATACTACGAGAACGAAGTGGTCAAGTGCGGCCGTTTCACCGGCAGCCGGCAGACGCTGGCTTACGTGAACGACGTGATAGGCCGTTATGACAAATATTGCCGGGTCGCCGTGAGGTGA
- a CDS encoding PCMD domain-containing protein has translation MKYFRILFSAAALLLAASCIDNDVPYPVVELRIAGVEGSGFTVSGISIANRTVALTLDEKTDIRKVGIDKVTFDVATSNPMMTDTESFIGQIKTSRPLSGEFDLRSPLYVTLSLYQDYEWTIVAEQPIERAFTVAGQIGATVIDAQKRTATAYVAKGTNLGDITVTRLKLGPADITTYSPTAEELSASGFETMRFVDATYHGTTERWTLHVEHTDLKVAFRETDLWNNTGVITAMVTEEEYPNAVIQYRVKGTDEWQATQKGERDETGLFTAAVTPEWTNSTNAAGLPVKRLVRTKGVYAGQTYELRLLVNGEATETSEYTVPAGDVIPDGNMENPGLSCFTQENQNAEFWASGNNGFAEELCTSAAFDGMGGSRCALLKASAPPIVGLAAGNLMSGIFYKDGLTTGVVEFGQPYTWTARPSGMKVKYHATVGIVNQTKHSGAPIGKGDQDKARIFVAIVDWNARHRVASGRGAPTGTWDPTETTATDEGKIIACGSLFIDRSTAGDRMTEITLPLDFYDTQARPTGKYSIVISCSTSAYGDFMVGCTTNTMYVDDFEWVY, from the coding sequence ATGAAATATTTCCGCATACTCTTCTCGGCAGCAGCGCTTCTTTTAGCCGCTTCGTGCATCGACAACGACGTGCCTTATCCCGTCGTCGAACTCAGGATCGCGGGCGTCGAAGGCAGCGGCTTCACCGTGTCGGGCATCAGCATCGCCAACCGCACCGTGGCGCTTACGCTGGATGAGAAAACCGACATACGCAAAGTCGGCATCGACAAGGTTACGTTCGACGTCGCGACCTCCAATCCGATGATGACCGACACGGAGTCTTTCATCGGCCAGATCAAAACGTCGCGGCCCCTCAGCGGAGAATTCGACCTGCGTTCGCCGCTGTACGTCACTCTCTCGCTCTATCAGGATTACGAATGGACGATCGTGGCCGAACAGCCGATCGAGCGCGCCTTTACGGTCGCAGGCCAGATCGGCGCGACGGTAATAGACGCCCAGAAACGTACGGCGACGGCCTATGTGGCCAAGGGGACGAACCTCGGCGACATTACAGTCACCCGGCTCAAACTGGGTCCTGCCGACATCACGACCTACTCTCCCACGGCGGAAGAACTTTCGGCTTCGGGCTTCGAAACGATGCGTTTCGTCGATGCGACCTATCACGGAACGACCGAACGCTGGACGCTCCATGTCGAGCATACCGACCTGAAAGTAGCATTCCGCGAAACCGATCTCTGGAACAACACGGGCGTCATAACCGCCATGGTAACGGAAGAGGAGTATCCCAATGCTGTGATCCAATACCGTGTGAAAGGCACCGACGAGTGGCAGGCGACGCAAAAGGGCGAGCGGGACGAAACCGGACTCTTCACGGCCGCTGTCACCCCCGAATGGACGAACTCGACCAACGCCGCCGGGCTCCCCGTCAAACGTCTGGTGCGGACCAAGGGCGTCTATGCGGGTCAGACCTACGAGTTGCGGCTGCTCGTCAACGGAGAAGCGACCGAAACGTCCGAATACACCGTCCCCGCGGGCGACGTCATACCCGACGGCAACATGGAAAATCCGGGGCTTTCGTGCTTCACACAAGAGAATCAGAATGCGGAATTCTGGGCCAGCGGCAACAACGGCTTCGCTGAGGAACTCTGCACATCGGCCGCTTTCGACGGAATGGGCGGCAGCCGCTGCGCCCTGCTGAAAGCCTCGGCTCCCCCGATCGTGGGACTGGCCGCGGGCAACCTGATGTCCGGCATCTTCTACAAAGACGGTCTGACGACCGGCGTCGTGGAATTCGGGCAGCCCTACACATGGACGGCACGCCCCTCCGGCATGAAAGTAAAATACCATGCGACGGTCGGCATCGTCAATCAGACAAAACACAGCGGAGCGCCGATCGGCAAGGGCGATCAGGACAAGGCCCGGATCTTCGTGGCAATCGTAGACTGGAATGCCCGTCACCGGGTAGCTTCGGGAAGGGGCGCCCCGACCGGCACTTGGGACCCGACGGAAACCACGGCAACGGACGAGGGCAAGATCATCGCCTGCGGTTCGCTGTTCATCGACCGTTCGACCGCCGGCGACCGGATGACCGAAATCACGCTGCCGCTCGATTTCTACGACACGCAGGCCCGTCCCACGGGCAAATACAGCATCGTCATCTCCTGCTCGACCAGCGCCTACGGCGACTTCATGGTCGGCTGCACGACGAACACGATGTACGTCGACGACTTCGAATGGGTTTATTAA
- a CDS encoding DUF4493 domain-containing protein, with amino-acid sequence MKRHITYIAMLLTALTGASCSQDETPAGDGRTGVMAMTISTSRAEDNGEYDPLQYQKVYIYNSEGGLLRKYAAKDDIPERLELLSGTYRVAVEAGEQVPADFSKRFYKGEETFTVKPGETTHAEVVCKIANTVVEVKFDASIVENLDPGYFVWIAGTDKFDEAEAESGAVPALKFTDEGTGYYTLPAGTTSLAWMFRGTHTSGKQVEMENTLTEVKAGGKYVFTFRYSPDLPGYIDALLIRVDTETEDKDDKIIFSPDPALLTEGFDNDEVQKYTSGEKKYRIMAFAELKKFTVSVGDDSYDLLTGTHEGISFTPTDKYNTELTLSDAFFAGLAGGDHAVTIHVEDANGGSNEISTTYRLQGLVPVTEKSYDLWANTVTLQVVDFTRSANVTFGLCGSDGQWKYLTGTSQGDDFISATYAPEWENKTEADWSTPNTVLPYSRIKDGTGISAGNTYDYKATINGAEHTGQFTTQAGNAMTDGSLEMWRSDKQFPGSGTKYTFWGSGYNSFAKDLCTRDDTMPGRVGSYCAKLTATYNTLAKVPAPGNLFTGDFGISLVPMGGNVSFGKNFTYNARPKAIKFKYHATIGLVDYNLHEGKIPVGEMDKARVFVCIVDWSAQQKVFAGTKAPTGTWDPETQTEAANGPIIGYASKFIDETTPGDEMVEITMPINYYQNTAVAPQGKFNIAVSCATSAYGDFMDACTTNVMYIDDFEWVY; translated from the coding sequence ATGAAAAGACACATCACATATATCGCCATGCTGCTCACGGCACTCACCGGCGCGTCATGCTCGCAGGACGAAACTCCTGCCGGCGACGGGCGCACGGGCGTGATGGCGATGACGATTTCGACCTCGCGGGCGGAAGACAACGGCGAATACGATCCGCTGCAATACCAGAAAGTGTATATCTATAACAGCGAGGGCGGGCTGCTCCGCAAATACGCCGCGAAAGACGACATTCCCGAACGGCTGGAGCTGCTCTCCGGCACTTACCGCGTAGCGGTCGAGGCGGGCGAACAGGTCCCCGCGGATTTCTCGAAACGCTTCTACAAAGGCGAGGAGACATTCACCGTCAAACCCGGCGAAACGACCCATGCGGAGGTAGTTTGCAAGATCGCGAACACCGTCGTCGAAGTCAAATTCGACGCTTCGATCGTCGAGAATCTCGATCCGGGCTACTTCGTATGGATAGCCGGTACGGACAAATTCGACGAGGCGGAAGCCGAGTCGGGTGCGGTTCCTGCGCTCAAATTCACGGACGAAGGCACGGGCTATTACACCCTGCCCGCAGGTACGACTTCGCTGGCATGGATGTTCCGCGGCACGCATACGTCGGGCAAGCAGGTCGAGATGGAAAACACGCTGACCGAGGTCAAGGCCGGCGGCAAATACGTCTTCACCTTCCGCTACTCCCCCGACCTGCCGGGTTATATCGACGCCCTGCTGATCCGCGTCGATACCGAGACGGAAGACAAGGACGACAAGATTATTTTCAGTCCCGATCCGGCCCTTCTCACCGAGGGATTCGACAACGACGAGGTGCAGAAATACACGTCCGGCGAGAAGAAATACCGGATCATGGCTTTCGCAGAGCTGAAAAAATTCACGGTCTCGGTCGGCGACGACAGCTACGACTTGCTCACCGGCACGCACGAAGGCATTTCATTCACGCCTACCGATAAATACAACACCGAACTGACGTTGTCCGACGCCTTCTTCGCAGGACTAGCGGGCGGCGACCACGCCGTGACGATCCATGTGGAAGACGCCAACGGCGGCAGCAACGAGATTTCGACGACCTACCGTCTGCAGGGACTGGTTCCGGTTACGGAAAAAAGCTACGACCTCTGGGCCAATACCGTAACGCTGCAGGTCGTGGATTTCACCCGGTCGGCAAACGTAACGTTCGGTCTGTGCGGCAGCGACGGCCAATGGAAATACCTGACCGGCACGTCGCAGGGCGACGATTTCATCTCGGCGACCTATGCGCCCGAATGGGAAAATAAGACCGAAGCCGACTGGAGTACGCCCAATACGGTGCTGCCCTATTCGCGAATCAAAGACGGGACCGGCATTTCCGCAGGAAACACTTATGACTATAAAGCCACCATTAACGGCGCAGAGCATACCGGGCAATTCACGACCCAAGCAGGCAATGCCATGACTGACGGCAGTCTCGAAATGTGGAGAAGCGACAAGCAGTTTCCGGGAAGCGGCACCAAATACACGTTCTGGGGAAGCGGTTATAACTCGTTCGCCAAAGACCTGTGCACCCGCGACGATACCATGCCCGGCAGAGTCGGAAGCTATTGCGCCAAACTGACCGCAACCTATAACACGCTGGCCAAGGTTCCTGCTCCGGGTAATCTATTTACGGGAGACTTCGGCATTTCGCTTGTCCCAATGGGTGGCAATGTCTCTTTCGGCAAAAATTTCACCTACAACGCAAGGCCGAAAGCAATCAAATTCAAATACCACGCAACAATCGGACTTGTGGACTACAACCTCCACGAAGGGAAGATTCCCGTCGGCGAAATGGACAAAGCGCGGGTATTCGTATGTATCGTGGACTGGTCGGCCCAGCAAAAGGTATTTGCCGGCACAAAAGCCCCGACAGGCACATGGGATCCGGAGACACAGACCGAAGCAGCCAACGGTCCCATTATCGGCTATGCATCGAAATTCATCGACGAGACAACCCCCGGCGATGAAATGGTAGAAATCACGATGCCGATAAATTATTACCAGAACACGGCCGTTGCTCCGCAGGGCAAATTCAATATCGCCGTATCCTGCGCAACGAGTGCGTACGGCGACTTTATGGACGCCTGCACGACGAATGTGATGTATATCGACGATTTTGAATGGGTATATTAA